The genomic region AGGATCGGATGCAGCGGGAAATGAGGGCTGCGGCCCCTCCCGTGGCGGCGAAATAGACGCAGACGTTTTCTTTGATGGAGTCCATGACGGCCCGGGAACGGTTTCCCTTGCCGATCATTCCGGCAAGGCCGAGGCTGAGCAGGCGGGGGGTGTAGGCGTCCATGCGGCCGGAGGTGGTGGGCCCGGCGGAGCCTATGGGCCTGCCCGGCTTCGCAGGCGTGGGGCCAACATAGTAGATGAGCTGCCCTGCGGGTTCGAAGGGCAGGGGGCGGCCTTCATCGAGCGCTTCGACCATGCGCTTGTGTGCGGCGTCGCGCGCGGCGTAGATGGTACCGCTGATGAAGA from Mailhella massiliensis harbors:
- a CDS encoding Fe-S-containing hydro-lyase, coding for MPATHHLTTPLSRDDIRSLHIGDLVFISGTIYAARDAAHKRMVEALDEGRPLPFEPAGQLIYYVGPTPAKPGRPIGSAGPTTSGRMDAYTPRLLSLGLAGMIGKGNRSRAVMDSIKENVCVYFAATGGAAALISRCIRSYTVLAWPELGPEALAAMEVENFPVTVVADCFGGDQYEEGQKPYRKI